A window from Micromonospora profundi encodes these proteins:
- a CDS encoding MFS transporter, which produces MTTVKTGPPQDQSDALPASGTRTYVRLWVSQWLACAAVSFTVFALELNIFVDFNPIWLIAIAYAILFVPFPILSPFAGAFVDRYGHRRALLISNIGTLLNLLVLVVVMVTGVGGALYAVSAAGISTILRTLQLAAIESVVPLLVPKRHYGRANGPRMLMTATFVLAGPLFAYLLLSVAKPVTIVLAECLLVVIAICVVITSNIPVVKRPDGDAPRQSLGRDVVDAWQHLRVRRGLLTMVGFLALVSGTLGALEPASSGAVLGFSPDSGAIVVSTSCWLGMVVATILMVFWGVPRKLVMSGLLGAGLVFALALCAAAFRPDLILMSAGGFVAMGSLAVIIASFQTVMHLKIPPHLLGRVFGLKNTSVTLSHIVGDVGAIALGVAFLSSDFTYSGRPPGEGWDDVSSPILAAFIGDGPGRGWALVIMLIGVGVAAVVALLATRSRGLRGLEQDLPDVIPDDQPPRSTEDLAPVGATEPAPGRQSV; this is translated from the coding sequence ATGACAACTGTCAAGACCGGACCACCGCAGGATCAGTCGGACGCATTACCGGCGTCCGGAACCCGCACGTACGTCCGTCTCTGGGTTTCGCAGTGGCTCGCCTGCGCTGCCGTGAGCTTCACGGTCTTCGCGCTCGAGCTCAACATCTTCGTGGATTTCAATCCCATCTGGTTGATCGCCATCGCCTACGCCATCCTGTTCGTGCCCTTCCCGATCCTGTCCCCGTTCGCCGGCGCGTTCGTGGATCGTTACGGCCATCGGCGCGCGCTGCTGATCAGCAACATCGGCACGCTGCTGAACCTCCTGGTTCTCGTCGTCGTGATGGTCACCGGCGTCGGTGGGGCGCTGTACGCCGTCTCGGCGGCCGGTATCTCCACGATCTTGAGAACGCTTCAGTTGGCCGCGATCGAGTCGGTGGTGCCTCTGCTCGTACCGAAGCGTCACTACGGGCGGGCGAACGGCCCACGGATGCTGATGACCGCGACGTTCGTCCTCGCGGGGCCGCTGTTCGCCTACCTGCTGTTGAGCGTCGCCAAGCCGGTCACGATCGTCCTGGCGGAGTGCCTGTTGGTGGTGATCGCCATCTGCGTCGTGATCACCTCTAACATCCCTGTCGTCAAGAGGCCGGACGGTGACGCGCCCCGTCAGTCACTGGGCAGGGATGTCGTCGACGCATGGCAACACCTCCGCGTCCGGCGGGGTCTGCTGACGATGGTGGGTTTCCTGGCCCTCGTCAGCGGCACCCTCGGCGCCCTCGAGCCCGCCTCGAGCGGGGCCGTGCTCGGCTTCTCGCCGGATAGCGGCGCCATCGTGGTGTCCACGTCGTGCTGGCTCGGGATGGTCGTCGCGACCATCCTGATGGTGTTCTGGGGCGTACCCCGCAAGCTGGTGATGAGCGGCCTGCTCGGCGCCGGGCTCGTATTCGCCCTGGCGCTCTGCGCGGCCGCGTTCCGGCCGGATCTCATCCTGATGTCCGCCGGCGGCTTCGTCGCGATGGGCAGCCTCGCAGTCATCATCGCCAGCTTCCAGACCGTGATGCACCTCAAGATCCCGCCGCACCTGCTCGGTCGCGTGTTCGGTTTGAAGAACACCTCGGTCACGCTGTCGCACATCGTCGGGGACGTCGGAGCGATCGCGCTCGGCGTGGCATTTCTCTCGAGCGACTTCACCTACAGCGGCAGGCCTCCCGGGGAGGGCTGGGACGATGTCAGCTCGCCGATCCTCGCGGCATTCATCGGTGATGGTCCCGGCCGCGGCTGGGCCCTCGTGATTATGCTGATCGGGGTCGGGGTGGCCGCAGTGGTAGCGCTCCTCGCGACCCGCAGCCGTGGGCTGCGTGGCCTGGAGCAGGACCTGCCGGACGTGATTCCGGACGACCAGCCGCCCCGGTCCACCGAGGACCTCGCACCGGTCGGCGCCACCGAACCGGCGCCGGGACGCCAGTCCGTGTGA
- a CDS encoding MFS transporter, with the protein MTNVEAEPSAVRSDALPASGIRTYIILWISQWLACAAVSFTVFVISVNIFVDFSAVWIVAAAYAVLFVPFPILSPFAGAFVDRYGQRPALLISNIGTLLNLSILAYMMISGLGTPFYAVCAVGISTILRTLQLAAIESVVPLLVPKRHYGRANGPRMLLTGTFVLAGPLLAYLLLSVFAPSTIVIAECVLVVIAIIVVSRIQFPGVDRPSPEATTQSLGRDVADAYRTLRARRGLLTMVGFLAIVSGVLGALEVAASGTVLGFADDSGAIAVSTSCWLGMVVASILMVVWGVPRKLVMGGLLGAGLVFAVALVAAAVRPNLILLCVGGFIAMGSLAVVIATFQTVMHLKVEQRYLGRAVGLKNTAVTLSHIVGDVGTLVLGISIFANSGKDSGGGVWGWRQGHGWDDVDSPFLKVIIGDGPGRGWALFMMLIGLGVGAVVAYLRYRKPALLHVEDDLPDVTPMDRLSRPTEDLTPVRASEATATPGGRSA; encoded by the coding sequence ATGACGAATGTCGAGGCCGAACCGTCAGCGGTTCGGTCGGACGCACTACCGGCGTCTGGAATTCGTACGTACATAATTCTGTGGATCTCGCAGTGGCTGGCATGCGCCGCGGTGAGCTTCACGGTCTTCGTGATCAGCGTAAACATCTTCGTGGACTTCAGCGCGGTCTGGATCGTCGCCGCCGCGTACGCCGTCCTGTTCGTGCCCTTCCCGATCCTCTCACCGTTCGCCGGCGCCTTCGTCGATCGGTACGGCCAACGGCCGGCACTGCTGATCAGCAACATCGGCACGCTTCTCAACCTGTCGATCCTCGCCTACATGATGATCAGCGGCCTCGGCACCCCGTTCTACGCGGTCTGCGCGGTCGGCATCTCGACGATCCTGCGGACCTTGCAGCTGGCCGCCATCGAGTCGGTGGTGCCCCTGCTGGTGCCGAAGCGCCACTACGGGCGCGCCAACGGCCCACGCATGCTGCTGACCGGCACGTTCGTCCTCGCTGGACCGCTCCTCGCCTACCTGCTGCTGAGCGTTTTCGCACCATCGACGATCGTCATCGCCGAGTGCGTGCTGGTGGTCATCGCCATCATCGTCGTGTCCAGGATCCAGTTCCCTGGCGTCGACAGGCCCAGCCCCGAGGCGACCACCCAGTCGCTCGGCCGGGACGTCGCCGACGCGTACCGCACCCTGCGTGCCCGCAGGGGGCTGCTGACGATGGTGGGGTTCCTGGCCATCGTGAGCGGCGTCCTCGGCGCGCTCGAAGTCGCGGCCAGCGGTACGGTTCTGGGCTTCGCCGACGACAGCGGCGCCATCGCGGTGTCCACGTCGTGCTGGCTCGGCATGGTCGTCGCGAGCATCCTGATGGTGGTGTGGGGCGTACCCCGCAAGCTGGTGATGGGCGGCCTGCTCGGTGCCGGGCTCGTGTTCGCCGTGGCGCTCGTCGCGGCGGCGGTACGGCCGAACCTCATCCTGCTGTGCGTCGGCGGTTTCATCGCGATGGGCAGCCTCGCGGTCGTCATCGCCACCTTCCAGACCGTGATGCACCTCAAGGTCGAGCAGCGTTACCTCGGTCGCGCCGTCGGCCTCAAGAACACGGCGGTCACGTTGTCGCACATCGTCGGCGACGTCGGAACGCTGGTGCTGGGCATCAGCATCTTCGCCAACAGCGGCAAAGACTCCGGCGGCGGCGTGTGGGGATGGCGGCAGGGCCACGGTTGGGACGATGTGGACTCGCCGTTCCTCAAGGTGATCATCGGCGACGGCCCCGGGCGTGGTTGGGCCCTCTTCATGATGTTGATCGGGCTCGGCGTGGGTGCTGTCGTCGCCTACCTCAGGTACCGCAAGCCCGCGTTGCTCCACGTGGAGGACGACCTGCCGGACGTCACACCGATGGACCGGCTGTCCCGACCGACCGAGGACCTCACACCCGTCCGCGCCAGCGAGGCGACGGCGACGCCGGGAGGCCGGTCCGCATGA
- a CDS encoding condensation domain-containing protein encodes MSTSNVDDIYELSPLQQGMLLHTVHDGATDMYLGQHVYIVEGSLDVDAMVRAWRQVFESHPALRTSFHWDGDDKPLQVVHRDVTPPAHQDDWSALSEDEQQERLDAMMAEDRATGFDVAAAPLQRLHLIRLGDDRHALAWTHHHLLLDGWSVPIFMNEVMAHYQSLTGGGPLPPPAPPFRDYIAWLQRQDMDAARTFWKEVMDGVTPATLAGMRPVDPHHGTGGVDRHVVSLPPAVEEGLRDAASRHRVTVNTVLHAAWAVVLGRYSGRSDIVFGCVSSGRPAELPGVDRMIGMFVNTLPVRFSVPSEGDLGPWLHELQTRYADIRRYEFSPLSDIKKWAGAPGQQLFDSLFVLDNHSFGVQAGGSPQGQLTVRSQATFDKVSVPMALIVTPAPVSEVQLLLHENRFEPGFADGVLDCLFSTLRAIIGADRVEQVVAAAGPVIASPDRHDSASFVDAPTGPVVPPATPEEEAIATVYRDILELAEVDVTTSFFDMGGDSFGAVRAVGRIEGASVTLLALNPSVRALASALATGGQTSEEDELDAEIAELERQLAETDDLAEELTAFYTTSEEEEREAAASGHGRLEFERTQEILLRHLPPAPAVIADIGGGTGRYALWLAELGYRVVHRDIVPLYVEQLRAAIRPGTDVETAVGDARSLDLGDESVAAVLLLGPLYHLPRLADRVQVLREARRIVAPGGAVFASAISRWAARMDGVLRERIYERGPEMLAHIDEVEETGVLPPLARGGYTAYTHRPDELELEFSSAGLDMTDLVSVEGSAFLLTDLTERMDDPLGHEAILASARAHERVPELLGIGPHLVATGRRP; translated from the coding sequence GTGAGCACGTCCAACGTCGACGACATCTACGAGCTGTCCCCGTTGCAGCAGGGCATGCTGCTGCACACGGTCCACGACGGCGCGACCGACATGTACCTCGGCCAGCACGTCTACATCGTCGAGGGAAGCCTGGACGTCGACGCGATGGTTCGGGCCTGGCGGCAGGTGTTCGAGTCGCACCCCGCGCTGCGGACGTCGTTCCACTGGGACGGCGACGACAAGCCGCTTCAGGTCGTGCATCGGGACGTCACGCCGCCGGCGCACCAGGACGACTGGTCCGCGCTGAGCGAGGACGAGCAACAGGAACGGCTCGACGCGATGATGGCCGAGGACCGCGCCACCGGCTTCGACGTCGCCGCAGCCCCGCTCCAGCGACTGCACCTCATCCGTCTCGGGGACGATCGGCACGCCCTGGCCTGGACCCATCACCACCTGCTCCTCGACGGCTGGTCGGTGCCGATCTTCATGAACGAGGTGATGGCCCACTACCAGTCCCTGACCGGTGGCGGCCCGCTGCCTCCGCCCGCGCCGCCTTTCCGCGACTACATCGCGTGGCTGCAACGCCAGGACATGGACGCGGCGAGGACCTTCTGGAAGGAGGTCATGGACGGTGTCACCCCGGCCACCCTGGCCGGGATGCGCCCGGTGGACCCCCACCACGGCACCGGCGGTGTCGACCGGCACGTCGTGAGCCTTCCGCCAGCCGTCGAGGAGGGCCTGCGCGACGCTGCCTCCCGTCACCGGGTCACAGTCAACACCGTCCTGCACGCGGCGTGGGCCGTCGTGCTGGGCCGCTACAGCGGGCGCTCCGACATCGTCTTCGGCTGTGTCAGCTCCGGCCGGCCCGCGGAGCTGCCCGGGGTGGACCGCATGATCGGCATGTTCGTCAACACCCTGCCGGTCCGCTTCAGCGTTCCGTCCGAGGGCGACCTGGGGCCGTGGCTACACGAGCTACAGACCCGGTACGCCGACATCCGCCGCTACGAGTTCAGCCCGCTCTCCGACATCAAGAAGTGGGCCGGCGCCCCGGGCCAGCAGTTGTTCGACAGCCTGTTCGTGCTCGACAACCACTCGTTCGGCGTCCAGGCCGGGGGCTCGCCGCAGGGACAGCTCACAGTGCGCTCGCAGGCGACCTTCGACAAGGTCAGCGTCCCGATGGCGCTGATCGTGACGCCCGCGCCGGTGTCCGAGGTGCAGCTGCTGCTCCACGAGAACCGCTTCGAACCCGGCTTCGCCGACGGCGTCCTCGACTGCCTGTTCAGCACCTTGAGGGCGATCATCGGGGCCGACCGCGTCGAGCAGGTCGTGGCCGCCGCCGGGCCCGTGATCGCGTCACCGGACAGGCACGACTCCGCGTCGTTCGTGGACGCGCCGACCGGACCAGTGGTCCCGCCCGCGACACCAGAGGAGGAGGCGATCGCGACGGTCTACCGCGACATCCTCGAGCTGGCCGAGGTCGACGTCACCACGAGCTTCTTCGACATGGGCGGCGACTCCTTCGGCGCCGTCCGGGCGGTCGGCCGCATCGAGGGCGCCTCCGTCACGCTGCTCGCGTTGAACCCGAGCGTGCGCGCGCTCGCCTCCGCTCTCGCGACCGGCGGCCAGACGAGCGAGGAGGACGAGCTCGATGCCGAGATCGCCGAGCTGGAACGACAGCTCGCCGAGACCGACGACCTCGCCGAGGAGCTGACCGCGTTCTACACGACCAGCGAGGAGGAGGAGCGGGAGGCCGCCGCCTCCGGCCACGGCCGGCTCGAGTTCGAGCGGACGCAGGAGATCCTGCTGCGGCACCTGCCGCCAGCGCCCGCTGTCATCGCCGACATCGGGGGCGGTACCGGCCGCTACGCGCTCTGGCTGGCCGAACTCGGCTACCGGGTGGTGCACCGCGACATCGTTCCCCTGTACGTCGAGCAGTTGCGAGCGGCCATCCGGCCGGGCACCGACGTGGAGACCGCCGTCGGCGACGCGCGCAGCCTCGACCTCGGCGACGAGAGCGTCGCGGCGGTGCTCCTGCTCGGACCGCTGTACCACCTCCCCCGCCTGGCCGACCGGGTGCAGGTGCTCCGGGAGGCGCGGCGCATCGTCGCGCCCGGCGGCGCCGTGTTCGCGTCCGCCATCTCGCGCTGGGCGGCGCGGATGGACGGGGTCCTGCGGGAACGGATCTACGAGCGGGGTCCGGAGATGCTTGCCCACATCGACGAGGTGGAGGAGACGGGGGTCCTTCCGCCGCTGGCCCGGGGCGGCTACACGGCCTACACGCACCGGCCGGACGAGTTGGAGTTGGAGTTCTCCTCCGCCGGCCTCGACATGACCGACCTGGTCAGCGTCGAAGGCTCTGCCTTCCTGCTGACCGACCTCACCGAACGCATGGACGACCCCCTGGGCCACGAGGCGATCCTCGCGAGCGCACGAGCGCACGAACGGGTGCCCGAACTGCTGGGCATCGGCCCGCACCTCGTGGCGACCGGGCGGCGGCCGTGA